In the Mytilus galloprovincialis chromosome 10, xbMytGall1.hap1.1, whole genome shotgun sequence genome, one interval contains:
- the LOC143049340 gene encoding perlucin-like protein, whose amino-acid sequence MYGITLFTLLVVALGVVQPKNLCPLDWAEFKGECLFFAKDGRSWIDAQRDCRSRGAYLASDDNPDKHNFMRQVMSALKTFNIDGFYLGSDDFAFEGTWRWMETGFPVSSFTAWGSGMPQGEDGHNCMKFSWEDNEAVWVDEDCNQRRHYICEKQAIDFRNNTQIIGR is encoded by the exons ATGTATGGAATTACTTTATTTACACTATTGGTGGTTG CTTTAGGTGTAGTACAACCAAAAAATCTGTGTCCTTTAGATTGGGCAGAGTTTAAAGGTGAATGTTTGTTCTTCGCTAAAGATGGCAGAAGCTGGATTGATGCTCAG AGAGATTGCAGAAGCAGAGGAGCATACTTAGCATCAGATGACAATCCTGACAAACATAACTTCATGCGACAAGTGATGAGTGCCCTTAAAA CTTTTAACATAGATGGATTTTATTTGGGTTCCGATGATTTTGCCTTTGAGGGTACATGGAGATGGATGGAAACTGGCTTCCCAGTCTCGTCCTTTACTGCATGGGGCTCAGGCATGCCTCAAGGCGAGGACGGCCATAATTGTATGAAATTTAGCTGGGAGGATAACGAAGCTGTTTGGGTTGACGAGGATTGTAATCAACGACGTCATTATATATGCGAAAAACA aGCAATTGATTTTAGAAATAATACGCAGATCATTGGAAGATAG